The stretch of DNA taattcctaaaaatcaaatttctacagcgtttttttccgtgatgcaatttgatgtgacacaccctttactttgaTGTtcgaatagaaatgtgaaatgtttattacatGTTTAACACTTTTTaccagccgtatggcacccgccatgtttttgatgccaacatctcacacgtcagaagtatttgttttcttcaaaacagcgatccgcgttgacggcagtgagcttcgtttactagtttaggggagcgtcaaagaacagctgattttcagtcggagtgaacgttttcaaaattaaaattatgaatgaaaattagctttcccatatcaaattagtattatgttcaaattaaaaacatttttgtttgcaggtggggaaaaggCTCATacgaaaatgtttgtttatgaagacaactttatattataaagaaaaaaatcagcaactgtTACGGACGGAAAATAGACATCACAATCCGATAGGGAATCCCaaataaaaaaagggaaacAAGAGCAAATTGAAgcgataaaattataaaattgagAGATTCATTTATTGCGGATAAGGGTAATAAACTAGGATGCTTCGGCCGCTTGTGGACGAAACAAAGGAaatagaaaaagggaaaaaacgttttCCCCAAGAAGATTGTTTACGTCTCCGGATAGGGATAGGGaaagaaaaacaataacatAAATTTTAGGCCTGATGAACAGACgacaaatattttcttttctctttttagttttttagtacCTGTAGTTTGGGTAAAGGAGAATTCTTTCTCCTTCTCTTGAGTAAGAAAAAcgtgtatatatattttagcaaaatagaaataaaGTAGTCTAagaacagaactcacgcgaaagcgtaaaATTTTTCTTTACCATAGAGAAattttcagcaacaatgttggaattgtatgaccatatggttgaatgaaagtcagaaatacgtgtttctaataattaaatagcataatgtgaaaattttcattcaaattttaaaatttgaaaaccggcttcgtgtcttctaatctggtagagattacactaacgattttgggacccaaattatgactctaacttgaagtcgccaccagacgtcgacattatcgcgaattaccaatttaccaccatctgatgtgatatcgtgatgtcgatgatgaacttttacagcagagggatagtgagataggcggtgacggtaggtagagtgagatagcgataatcgtgtcatacacctaCTTTTTACGGGTACTGGCAACTATATAGccaccaacgattttattttccctcttctttatcaataaattatcacttctaGCCTTATGTGGTAACTAGTTCTGATGTCTAGCAACatgcttgattttttttagtgataaaaaatcaaaaactattcattttggAGCCATTTTCGTGATAATTACTCCCAATTTAGTGCAGTAAAAGCAAATTTCCCGAAAAGTCATTGAAAACAGTCAATTCGTTGAAGTTTTCAATACATATGAACTGTTTAGGACCTGCTGAGTCTGATCATGAATTTTATTAGTTGttttgttgaaactaacataaaaatattcaaatataaaaaaatcctttttaccATCAGGTGTTTAGCGCTAGACGGGCAGGTGGcctctatattgccaccaacattttgcgcTAGCCGGGCAATGGTAACTATATTggcaacaattttttcaatgtttttaattgttttgcgtattgaaaaaaatgttttgtgtattttagcatGTAAATATGTCATTGTATTGTAGTTTGCGTTGATTACGTGCCCAGTTATCGCGGCCCTTTAAAGGGTTGAAGAAAGACAACATTACTTCGTGTtgtctttttaaaaaaataattaattggaaaaaatcatacgatttttcaaaaatcgattctttggtaccgattttatcagtgaatcgatcaCTTTGCCGTTccgaagatcgatctttttctaaagatcgcccaatcctatttgACACCACTAAAAATTCGATGGGGTTGTTGGTTCAGGGCCACTGGTCGGATTGGGGCCAACTTCCCCTATGTTACAAAGAACTGTTAGAAACCGCgaagttcaaaataaaaaagtataatTTGCAATTGAAACATGTTAGCTAAGATATAAGGCTATCACGTCAATCACACATAACGTTGTAGAGGTTTATTCAATTTGAGAACAATCTTACAATgtgttagggtgggtttagactagtgatatattcgtgtgaagaaatatgattagatttatagaaatcgcatcgaCCGTTTACACCGTTtacaatatattcattatataagcgaacttatataatgaatatattcatattttcggtgaatccatttacctgaagtagaactgcatccaacttgaGTGATTTCttaccagtgagaaattcaccagcgtttacatatgcctgaatttattctatacattctatacatatatacctcgaagaagtgtatcatatatattctcacccgtttacatctattttcgggtgaataaacccatctatagctatagatctccctaatgtaaactcgTCATTAGATTGTATGGAATTGCAATTGTAAGCGAACACAGCGATCTTCAACTGATAAGGATATGGCTAAGCTCAGACGAATTCAAAATTCtgttattttcataattttgatttggcTTGTGATAGAACCATAGCAAAGTTGGTACAGATTCTGCTAATCATAAACAGGGAAGGATATTTGTCGAATTTCTGCAACACAATTAATATATATAGGTACACAATCGTTCTGCCATGGTTCAAAATATGTGAAacgcataaataaaaaaaatggaagaaaaacTTCCATTTTTAAAAAGACGAGATGAAATCTAAAGAAAACACACGCAGAGGATAAGAAAACTTCAAATAGTGAAACAAAACTATGCTTCGTTCATATTTTATTGGGAACTGGAATGCAGAACAAATTGATTTGATCAAAATAAAATAACCAatctaaaataacataaaatatttgaataacTCTCCTAAAAAACTGGCTTCGAAATGCGATATAACCCACACATTATCTTAATCAGAAACACCAGTTCGCGGTGCATTAGTCACTCACCGAATAGctggtttacaatatttattcgGTGGCCTGCCGATTTTTCGATTTGTTTACCAAACATCCGCATGTAAACGAAAATAATGGTAAACACAACGCGCACCTCATCCCCTCCTACATAATGATTTGTGGCTCAGGAACACTTAACGCTATGCTCTTATGCGGCAGTACTTGACCTCCATTGATGTAGATTTCATCTTGCACAATGACATCCTCCCCGAGCACGGTGGTGCCTTCGAGTCGTACCCATCGTCCGACCGTACTGTGCCATCCAATGATGCAGCTCTCCAGCCACGAGTGCGATTTGATTACCGCACCGCGCAGGATTGTGCATCGCTTAATACATACACCGTCTTCGATCACCGCATCCGGTCCGATGGTCACATTTGGACCAATCCTGCAGCCGACTCCAATTTTGGCACTCGGATCAACCAAAACGTTCCCAACGTGCCCCGCAGGGCCATCATACAGAAGCTCCGGTTGACGCTGACGGAGCGAGTTCAGATACAAACACATGCCGGTTAGGAAATCCCTCGGTTGTCCAATATCCATCCAGAATCCGTTCAGCTCGAAAGCGTACAGTTCTTCCTCACGCGACATGACTGGGAAAATCTCCTTCTCGATCGATGTCGGCTTCAACTCAATCCGCGAAAGCACCGATGGGTTCAGAATGTACATTCCGGCGTTAATCTTATTGCTAACGAATTCCTGAGGTTTTTCGATAAAGCTTTTGATGCATCCGTTATCCGAGTACAGGACTACTCCATACTTGGATGGCTCTTCTACCCTGGTCACAACGATGGTACCCTCTTTACCATGTCGTCGATGGTATTGTTCCAGTTCTTTGAATGGAAAGTCGCAGATCACGTCCGAGTTGAGCACGAAAAATGGCTCCGAGCTTTCCGCTAGAATGTCTTTGGCAAGCGCTAGTGGGCCAGCGGTTCCGAGTGGTTCCGTTTCGTGTGAAAATATTAATTTCACGCCCAGTTTTTCAACCTTTTGCTTCAGTTCTGCCTCCATTTGTTCAGCCCGATAGGACACCGCTAGAATAACCTGGAAGGTACCGATCTCATGATAACACTTCTATTGCTAGGACATAACATACAGATTGCAATTAACCTGGTTAACGCCAGCCTCCACAAGTGCTTCGATTTGGTGAAGCAAAATGGGCTTATTGGCGAATTCGACCAGTGGCTTCGGGGTGCTCAGTGTGAGTGGCCTCAAACGTGTCCCGTACCCTCCGACTAGAATAAGCGCCCGCATCTGACCAACAGTTTCCATTGTGTTAGATTTTCCGCCTCAGGATGACTAATGAGCCCGTGACCGACACGTATCTATTCGATGTTAAACGCTGTACGACTACGTTAATGCTGTCGGGGTGTTATCTTCTGCTGTGAAGCGGACCCGGTTTGTTTACTTATTAGAGCTATAGCGAGTTTCAGTGGCGTTCTCTCCGTTCAACAACTACACGTCAGTGAATCGAAACAGGTCTTTGTACTCTCACAAGCTCACATATAAGGTTCGTCTAATCATTACCGACTTATTTTGAATCGTTCTAACGTTGTTCAGTATTGCCTTGTTCAACCTTTCATCTGCGGTActgtttttgagcgattgttcagtttgtttatgttaaaATATTGTGTTTTGTTCATCTAACGAAGCAAATGTCCAACACCACAAGCACACGTATACAAACATTGGTTGGCAAAATGTCAAAATCGTTCTTACACGATGATGCAATTTTATCCCTTTCTTCGCTAATCAAGCTTTAGTTCATCAAAAATTGCATTCTGAGGgtactcatacactgtttggccgaagccaaatatttttttttttgacagacaagatttgatcaacgtgtaccgatcaaatatattcgacacaaaacacgacaagcaaatattcggTTATTGGATGTATATTTATTTTGGGCTGTTCTTCGATcttgtcggtacatggttaggttaccttaagtatttcagttgaaattttcccatattcgatgtttgacattggtTGCCACTGTTCATAATTGAAGAACTTTATCTTTCAAAAAGTTTCAAATATTTGATCTCCAGACAAACTGTGTATTAACCTTGAGGAATTCGccttgacggcattgagcttcgtatttcttatttattttatttttgacgaaggactacgtctttcatttctataccgaggtgtaaaatcaaagtttcgaaaaacgaaagcgttacgccggagaccgagattttgagcgttaatagctcccaaacaactgaacgaaatagtatgataaacactcgaaagataaaatgtctacgcgttatatacttgttagtttttcatccaaaaacttgtttcaatagccttaaaattgcttccaaaacaggctattgaaatcaccaatcagtatataagcgaacgccgctcgtaaacccacagAGTCaatttaaagatgtagaaccctaggttgatcacttgaaatgtagtattttattataatgtaaaccaaattgagaaataaaaagtttaaataaaaaataaatttaagtgaaaaaaaacaggaagtgggttatatctatggtataaccgcaagggtgacgtaggactatcgttgatttagagatcatttgtttgaagttgaatctaaatccattctgaataaatgaataaatgaatatttgggggatttcgaaaacgagagcgttacacgatggaggcacaaggttttatgcatccaatataggatacgcaaaaccttgttctgaagaataatcttcagaagctttcctgctaactgcacttgattgacaaatcacaaaaccaaatgtattacatggatattttatggatagaaaacattaaaataaactctttcacatgaatgtattttcaaattcccagaggaactggcagattattttcagtaacgattagatatttccatattttcctcgatactggaagccactGGTGGGctaaatgctaactcgataaccacctgttaatagcacttgattgaaacatatttggacacagtgttacatggatagaaaacattaaaaagtaaactctttcacatgaatgtatttttaaattcccagaggaactggcagattattttccgaatctttctcgatgccgaatggcatccaaacggaaagaattccgtgcgtgtatgtgtgtgtgtagcggctgcttcgatggtcaccttctcttctcctgaaggatcggcttctctgtgctccctcacagtttcaaacaaactgcttgcgtttgttTACGGGCAGATCACGATCCTTCGCCGTCAGGCATCCTCAGcatcgatgttgtcttgtcgatgtcctcacgaaaaatgaatgcgtctcaccaccagaatatcgcttaagtatgctttttgtgcgtgattgaatcgagagaaggcgcggtttacgatggcaatttggaaggcaaactagagggaatgagctctctgagctcggaattttcggcgactgagcaataatcgattgcgtacgcatacaatattggatacggaaatatcctactgatggggaagaataatcctcagaagctatcctgttaattgcgattgattgaaaaatcacaaaaccaaatgtatttggtcacagtgttacatggatagaaaacattaaagtgaactctttcacatgactgtatttttaaattccaagaggaactggcagattatttttagtaacgattagatatttccacatttccctcgatactggaagcccaccagtgggtaatgctaactcgataaccacctgttaatagcacttgattgaaacatatttggtcacagtgttacatggatagaaaacattaaaataagctctttcacatgaatgtattttgtgttcctctggcagattattttccggatctttctcgatgctgaatggcatccaaacggaaataattccgcgcgtgtatatgtgtgtgtagcggctgcttcgagatcttcccggggaaccgtttgtggcatcactctcctcctgatggattcccttctggcctaaggtgcacaaacaggctcttggtgacaccgttcatccgcgcttaaacgaagagcttcgccacaacagcgacaacatgctccaatcgctgttcaattagaactgagtggatttccgagcggcgctcgcttatataccgattggtgatttcaatagcctgttttgaaagcaattttaagactattgaaacaagtttttggatcaaaaagtaacaagtatagaacgcgtagacattttatctttcgaatgaagtgtttaccataccatttcgttcagttgtttaggagctattaacgctcaaaatctcggtctccagcgtaacgctttcgttttcgaaactttgattttacaccccggtatagaaatgaaagacgtagtcctacgtcaaaaagaagtaaacccactcagttataattgaacagcgattggagcatgttgtcgctgttgtgatgaagctaacttcgtttatcatgaaaacgctgatgaacggtgtcaacacgagcctgtttgtgcgccttaggccagaagggaatccatcaggaggagagtgatgccacggttccgcttgaaacatcggagcagcagccacacacacatacacgcgcggaaccctcgttgctatcatcgttgctgaaaaatattctaCCAGTTCTACCCCTAcctcctgggaattgaaaaatacattcatgcgaaagagtttatttaaatgttttctatccatttaacattgcaaccaaatacaattggttttgtgatttttcaatcaatcgcaattgacaggaaagcttctgaatattatttttccccatcagtagataattttcgtatccaatattggatgcataacatgaaaaacggaaaatttttcacatcgcgaaaatcatgtaattttcgagtgattatttgcttcctactcatataatgctgcgaccaaatacatttcgttctggatttttcaatcaagtgcgatcaacgttagaccacgtctttcggaaatttactagaggtgcaatgaatcttaaggtattcccgctctacgcgcattggcaaacgatgtttactcaacaatttctcaaacgagaaatgggtgttgtgagaaagaatTAGCGAACGCAATAACGACAAAcaggagaaagagatgtttggaggttgaaggaaattggcagaaaacttcttcattctatcattcaaataatgtgattcataccacatcgttttgccagaaagagattattaatgctcaaaggaggaatcgagtcctccgaggaaattacccagcgcaaattagagtcgactatcgattgcgacattcgtacacaaataattttataatgcagtttcatcaaaatggtttcttcgatatggggaaatattcactacactatgtcatgtatttcatattcttcactatcaaatccatatccatggcccctatcggtatcgaattattatCGACACCATGATTTTCGCTGAATGCTCATTttagttcggcctgcaaaaaacttgtctgaactctaatccatcaaatttggagccctgaaaagggccgttgattatatgctaagctaatatagcacgctctcctcggatacgatgggccagctggatgtccttgggcatgatgtgatgcgttttgcatggatagcacacaaattagtatcttcgaatagggctcctgcagcgtcataaccgcggaactttggaagcgcaagtcggttttgaagtcctgagcaattccacgaaccaaatgctgcaaaggtagcttgcggatcagcaattcggtcgacttctgataatgacgaatttcacgcaaagttcccggtcgagaGCGATGTGGCTTTTTAACACACTTCCTGCGACTAGCGcgtttatccgagctgctttcgtggtgccttaccataGAAAGACTAACGaactgtctgcttggtccctcaacaaacaagtcctcacggtgcgagagtagagtaagaaatcaACGAAAGCAAAGAAAGCGtgatattataaaccataaaagtataaaatgtaaaccccaccctctttattatataagcttactgtatacttacttcgatgttattcgtttctccctcagggtaagctacgaatataataagggtggggtttacattttatacttttatgatttataatatcacgcttcctttgctttcgttcatttcttactctactctcgcaccgtgaggacttgtttgttgagggcccaagcagacagctcgttagtctttctatggtaaggcaccacgaaagcagctcggataaacgCGCTAGTCGCAGGAAGTGTGTTAAAAAGCCACATCGCtctcgaccgggaactttgcgtgaaattcgtcgctatcagatgtCGACCGAatcgctgatccgcaagctagctttgcagcatttggttcgtggaattgctcaggacttcaaaaccgacttgcgcttcaaaagttccgcggttatgacgctgcaggaagcctattcgaagatactaatttgtgtgctatccatgcaaaacgcatcacatcatgcccaaggacattcagctggcccgtcgaatccaaggagtgCGTGCTATATtaacttagcatataatcaacggccctttccagggctccaaatttgatggattagagttcagaaaagttttttttacaggcTAAACTGAAATGAGTatattcgtttggatgccattcagcatcgagaaaattccggaaagatctaatcattgctgaaaaataatctgtcagttccctgggaattgaaaaatacattcatgcgaaagagtttattttaatgttttctatccatgtaacactgtgaccaaatatttttcaatcaagtgctattaacaggtggttatcgagttagcattaaccactggtgggcttcgagtatcgaggaaattcGGGAAAGAACTAATAGTT from Toxorhynchites rutilus septentrionalis strain SRP chromosome 3, ASM2978413v1, whole genome shotgun sequence encodes:
- the LOC129778172 gene encoding mannose-1-phosphate guanyltransferase beta, producing METVGQMRALILVGGYGTRLRPLTLSTPKPLVEFANKPILLHQIEALVEAGVNQVILAVSYRAEQMEAELKQKVEKLGVKLIFSHETEPLGTAGPLALAKDILAESSEPFFVLNSDVICDFPFKELEQYHRRHGKEGTIVVTRVEEPSKYGVVLYSDNGCIKSFIEKPQEFVSNKINAGMYILNPSVLSRIELKPTSIEKEIFPVMSREEELYAFELNGFWMDIGQPRDFLTGMCLYLNSLRQRQPELLYDGPAGHVGNVLVDPSAKIGVGCRIGPNVTIGPDAVIEDGVCIKRCTILRGAVIKSHSWLESCIIGWHSTVGRWVRLEGTTVLGEDVIVQDEIYINGGQVLPHKSIALSVPEPQIIM